The sequence below is a genomic window from Verrucomicrobiota bacterium.
TGATGCGGTCTGGGAGTCGATTGAGGAGCTCGACGGGATGCGGAATGCATTTGCCTATCCGACAGACGGTGCCGTCGTGAAGCTGGACGAACGCAAGTGGCAACGTGAAGCGGGAAGCACCGCAAAGGCACCGCGGTGGGCGATTGCCTACAAGTTTGAGACTGAAAAGGCGTTTACCCAGCTACGGAAAATCGGGCTGCAGGTTGGCCGGACGGGAGCGATTACTCCCGTGGCTCATCTCGATCCGGTGGAGTTGGCCGGGACAACCGTGTCGCGCGCAACGCTTCACAACGAAGATGAAATTCGGAGGAAGGATATTCGCGAGGGTGATTGGGTCTTGGTGGAAAAGGCCGGTGAGATCATTCCACAGGTGCTTTCTGTGGATCTCGACAGGCGGAGTCCGGATAGTGTTGCATTTGTCTTTCCGGAGGTGTGTCCGGTCTGCGGTACCCGGCTAACCCGGTTGCCAGGAGAAGCGGTTTGGCGTTGTCCCAATGCGGCTTGCCCCCCGCAAGTGCGTGGACGGATCGAGCATTTTGGTTCCCGTGCCTGCATGGATATCGAGAATCTCGGGAAAGCGGTCGTCGATCAGCTGGTTACTCTGGAGTTGGTCTCAACGGTGGCTGATCTTTATCGCCTCAAGGTGGAGCAGCTCGTAGCGTTGGAGAAGTTCGCTCAAAAATCTTCGGAGAATTTGGTCACGGCGATTGCTGACAGCAAGGAGAGGGAAGTTTGGCGGCTTCTCCACGGACTCGGTATTCCCAATGTTGGTTCGGGGATGTCGAAAGATTTGATCAAGCATTTCGGTGGACTGCCTGCGTTGATGGCGGCATCGGAAGAAACGTTGATTTCGATTGATGGTGTAGGAGCAATCGTCGCTGCCAGCGTGCGGTCGTTCTTCGACGAGCCAAAGAATCAGGCTCTCGTCGAAGATCTTGCAGACCTGGGGCTGCGTTTTGAGGAAGAGGGGATCGAGGAACCAGCGGATCTTCCTTTATCCGGAAAGACTTTTGTGCTGACCGGAACTCTTCCCACGATGACCCGCGGGCAAGCCTCGGAGTGGATTGAAGAACGTGGCGGGAAAGTGACGTCTTCGGTAAGCAAGAAGACTGACTATGTGGTCGCAGGAGAGGAGGTAGGATCCAAACTCGTCAAGGCCGAGAAGCTTGGTGTCGCAGTGATCGACGAAGCCGCACTACTCGGAATCGTTCAGTAAATGAGGATATCCAGGAGCTATACGATAACCACGGAACGTTGCAGTCTTAGGGCCTCCAGCGAGGAGGATATTCCTCACGTGTTTTCGGCCACACGACATGTCGGATTTAACGATGGAATGTTGTGGGATCCCCCTGAATCCGAGGCTGAGTTGAAGAAACCTCTTGAAGACGGGATTGCTGCATGGGCCAAGGGCGAAGTTTTTACTTTTTCAATCGATGCAAAGGAAGATGGAAGATTCCTTGGTCGAATCGGTATTCGTAAAGGGGAAGAGGATGGAGTCTGGAATATCGGTTTCTGGATTCACCCAGATTCACAAGGCAATGGATTCATGACAGAGGCTGCGCAGGCGATTCTGCGTTTCGGTTTTGAGGAGCTTGGAGCGGTTCGGATCGAGGCATGCTACGCTCTTTGGAACAAAGCTAGTGGACGCGTTTTGGAAAAGGTCGGGATGAATTTTGTTCGATACATTCCCAAAGGGTTTCTCAAGA
It includes:
- the ligA gene encoding NAD-dependent DNA ligase LigA — protein: MDEVTELAELREKIRKLDVEYYRDAQPSVSDREYDRLKEELVALEEAVGVAPEDSSAMVVGDDRLSGFETYRHREPMLSLDNTYNREDLYAFDQRLRKRFESDDLHYTVDPKIDGLAISLTYEKGSLVRAVTRGNGVQGDDVTANAKTIQSLPQKLKTANPPALIELRGEIYMTNEEFLRINRGREEAGVDLYANPRNLAAGTIKLLDRSLVAQRRLEVVVYGLGACEPDFLKSQTELQEHLKEWGLPVVERYWSVDGIDAVWESIEELDGMRNAFAYPTDGAVVKLDERKWQREAGSTAKAPRWAIAYKFETEKAFTQLRKIGLQVGRTGAITPVAHLDPVELAGTTVSRATLHNEDEIRRKDIREGDWVLVEKAGEIIPQVLSVDLDRRSPDSVAFVFPEVCPVCGTRLTRLPGEAVWRCPNAACPPQVRGRIEHFGSRACMDIENLGKAVVDQLVTLELVSTVADLYRLKVEQLVALEKFAQKSSENLVTAIADSKEREVWRLLHGLGIPNVGSGMSKDLIKHFGGLPALMAASEETLISIDGVGAIVAASVRSFFDEPKNQALVEDLADLGLRFEEEGIEEPADLPLSGKTFVLTGTLPTMTRGQASEWIEERGGKVTSSVSKKTDYVVAGEEVGSKLVKAEKLGVAVIDEAALLGIVQ
- a CDS encoding GNAT family protein — its product is MRISRSYTITTERCSLRASSEEDIPHVFSATRHVGFNDGMLWDPPESEAELKKPLEDGIAAWAKGEVFTFSIDAKEDGRFLGRIGIRKGEEDGVWNIGFWIHPDSQGNGFMTEAAQAILRFGFEELGAVRIEACYALWNKASGRVLEKVGMNFVRYIPKGFLKKGEWVEENLMAIDLSDWKPLNQSTLRLV